ACTGGTAAATAATTCACTACCACAACATTTACAATGGTATACGCCTACTGCACTATTGTTTAGTAGCGTACCTGTATAAGGATGCTCAGTGCCCTTTTTACGGCAAACGTAAAACTCTTCATCTGTCAATTCAGCTTGCCACTCGGTATCAGTTTTAGTCATTGTAATGCTACTTTTGTCGGTATTCTTTATATCTTTATTCATACTCTTTTTACCCTCACGGTTAATGAGTTGATTGTAAGCGGCCGTACAATGTTTGATAAAGCCCTTCAACCTGTAATAATTCATGATGTTGTCCTGACTGGCTTATTTCGCCATCGTCGAGCACATAGATCAAGTCAGCTTGTTTAATTGCGCTGAGTCTATGAGCAATAATTAAGGTCGTTCTATTCTCTAAAAATTCACTAAGATTATGATGTAAACGACTCTCGGTTTCGGTATCTAATGCAGACGTTGCTTCATCAAAGACCACCATTTGAGGTTTACTTAATACCATTCTTGCAATTGCTAAACGCTGGCGTTGACCACCAGAAAGACGCACACCATTACGTCCGACTAAGGTATCTAATCCATGAGCCAGTTGTTTAATTGTTTCTGCCATTTCGGCAACTTGTAGCGCTTGCCATAATTCATCATCGGTAAAACTATTACCCATAGATAAGTTTTCACGTATCGAGGTATTAAACAAGATAGGTTGCTGTAATACTGTGGCAATATTCTCACGTACTTTATCATAACCAATCTGGTTTAGCGGCACATCGTTAATTAAGATCTCGCCTTGTTGCTTCTCATATAAACCTAATAACAGCTGTACCAGTGTTGACTTACCGCCGCCACTCACCGCAACAATCGCGACTTTTTTACCTTTCGGGATCACTAAGTTTACATTACGGATCACTTTGTTTTCACTATTGTAAGCAAAACACACGTCTTTGAATTCTACCGCAACGCCATCTTGACTCGCAAACGGGTCCACCACACACGAATGTTGTGGCTCTTGCGTTAACTCAAACACACCATTTAATCGTTTCAATGCCGCCGAAGCTGCAAAGTAGGTATATTGAATACTTAATAATTCTTGTACTGGTCCCATCATAAACCACAGGTAACCAAATACCGCGAAGATCTGACCGATAGTCAGGTCAGCAAAAACGACCATCAGCATAGCGATCGCACGAAACACTTCAAAACCAATTAAGAAGATAGTGAAACTTAAACGGTTAACCGCATCTGTTTTCCATTGTGATTGGATCGCGCTATGGCGTAACTCACTCGCCGCATCAATAACACGGCTGAAGTATTGCTTCTCACGTTGTGCTGTACGTAACTGTTGGATTGCATCTAAGGTATCAATTAGCGCTTCTTGAAATGCTTCAAAGGCGGCATTTTCACGTGTTTTTAAATTTTTAACCCGCTTACCAAACGAACGAGAAAAATAGATAACTGCCGGATTCAACAATAAGATGATTAAACCTAACTGCCAATCAATCCATAACAAGATCGCAGCCGTACCGATAATGGTGAGCATACTGACTAGAAACTTAGATAAGGTCTCTGCTAAGAATTTATCGATAGTTTCAACATCTGTGATACAACGAGAGCTGATTCCACCCGATCCCTGCGTTTCATATTCGGTTAAGGATACCAGCGGTAAATGGTGCATTAATTTATTACGAATATAAAAACTGAGATTCTTACCAATGATCGTAAACTGTCTCGCTTGCCATACCGACAAGACTAAACTAGACAAGCGTAACAACACCACAAAACCAAGGATCGCCAGAATATACAGTTGCGGCCCCCACCACGATTCAGGGAACATGTTTTGCATTGCCTGTACCGCCGCAGCGGGCTTCTCTAACAATACTTCGTCCACGAGTAAAGGCATCATCAGCGGAATAGGGACACTGACTAAGGTGGCAAAAACGGCAATGATATGGGCAGTAATTAATGGTTTCTTTTGGCGTAATACACGTTGACGGATCAAGCCCCAGCTAATCCGTGTACCTTTGTTTTGTTGCTGAGATTGCGATTTAAATTGAGTATTTTCTTCTATCATAATTTATATAAAACCACACTTGCCTTAACGCTGTTGCGAATGATTATCAATTGCAGCATTATGCCGTAGATTCACTCGCAACAACAGCTTTAATGCCTTCGCTATGTACCTTGATGCAGATATCACCTTGTTTAAATGCAATCGTAGGATTTGCTAATGTTTCGCCTTCAACTTGTGGCGCTGAGCGTTTAATTTTAATACTGCCGTCATTAGCTAATAAGGCATCAATATCTGGATTAATCA
This Moritella sp. 5 DNA region includes the following protein-coding sequences:
- a CDS encoding ABC transporter ATP-binding protein, yielding MIEENTQFKSQSQQQNKGTRISWGLIRQRVLRQKKPLITAHIIAVFATLVSVPIPLMMPLLVDEVLLEKPAAAVQAMQNMFPESWWGPQLYILAILGFVVLLRLSSLVLSVWQARQFTIIGKNLSFYIRNKLMHHLPLVSLTEYETQGSGGISSRCITDVETIDKFLAETLSKFLVSMLTIIGTAAILLWIDWQLGLIILLLNPAVIYFSRSFGKRVKNLKTRENAAFEAFQEALIDTLDAIQQLRTAQREKQYFSRVIDAASELRHSAIQSQWKTDAVNRLSFTIFLIGFEVFRAIAMLMVVFADLTIGQIFAVFGYLWFMMGPVQELLSIQYTYFAASAALKRLNGVFELTQEPQHSCVVDPFASQDGVAVEFKDVCFAYNSENKVIRNVNLVIPKGKKVAIVAVSGGGKSTLVQLLLGLYEKQQGEILINDVPLNQIGYDKVRENIATVLQQPILFNTSIRENLSMGNSFTDDELWQALQVAEMAETIKQLAHGLDTLVGRNGVRLSGGQRQRLAIARMVLSKPQMVVFDEATSALDTETESRLHHNLSEFLENRTTLIIAHRLSAIKQADLIYVLDDGEISQSGQHHELLQVEGLYQTLYGRLQSTH